A section of the Candidatus Hydrogenedentota bacterium genome encodes:
- a CDS encoding SpoIIE family protein phosphatase → MPDQPTIDTAAEMAALREQLTRYASEAEGFRREFLRIHADLDLRERAMEATDEGIVIFDVREPNTPIVYVNAGFERQTGYSRAEVLKKSARFIHGPETDPGTLLRIRRAIEERRSYTAELVSYRKDGSPFWNRISLNPIRNEAGEITHFVAIQSDVSDRTQSNADVQTALELLEKTNVQLTRVNRRMKRNLETAAKVQYALLPEHLPRVKGVDFAWKFKPCDELAGDILNIFRINRQSVGLYLLDVSGHGTAAALMAVSVSRMLSPKALSSSLVREEDESSSDYAVVSPARVAEELNVHFPWDAETGQFFTLIYGVLDTVTLEFRYVSAGHPGPAHFARGQAPVITRSTGMPIGLALEPYVEQCIQLAPGDRLHLYSDGVTEAMNEKRELFGVPRLLESLQCGGDCPLADCQDKLMRELESFRGSSRFDDDISLVSLEVLP, encoded by the coding sequence ATGCCAGACCAACCCACCATCGATACCGCCGCGGAAATGGCCGCGTTGCGGGAGCAACTCACCCGCTACGCCAGCGAGGCGGAGGGCTTTCGCCGTGAGTTTCTGCGCATCCACGCCGACCTCGATCTGCGCGAGCGCGCCATGGAGGCGACGGATGAGGGCATCGTTATTTTCGATGTTCGGGAACCGAATACGCCCATCGTCTATGTCAATGCGGGCTTTGAGCGCCAGACGGGTTACAGCCGGGCCGAAGTGCTGAAGAAGAGCGCGCGGTTTATCCACGGCCCCGAAACTGATCCGGGCACGCTCCTGCGGATCCGCCGCGCCATCGAGGAACGCCGATCTTACACCGCCGAACTCGTCAGCTATCGCAAGGACGGCTCGCCCTTCTGGAATCGCATCTCGTTGAACCCCATCCGAAACGAGGCGGGGGAGATTACCCACTTCGTGGCCATTCAATCCGACGTGAGCGATCGCACCCAGTCCAACGCCGATGTTCAGACCGCTCTGGAACTGCTGGAAAAAACCAACGTCCAATTGACGCGCGTGAATCGCCGTATGAAGCGCAATCTGGAAACCGCGGCCAAGGTGCAGTACGCCCTCCTGCCCGAGCATCTGCCCCGGGTGAAGGGCGTGGATTTCGCCTGGAAATTCAAGCCCTGCGATGAACTGGCCGGCGATATCCTCAATATTTTCCGGATCAACCGACAGTCCGTGGGGCTTTACCTGCTCGATGTCTCCGGCCATGGCACCGCCGCCGCCTTGATGGCCGTATCGGTCAGCCGCATGCTCTCGCCCAAGGCGCTTTCTTCGTCGCTGGTGCGCGAGGAGGACGAGTCGTCCTCCGACTATGCCGTGGTGTCGCCCGCGCGCGTGGCGGAAGAGCTCAATGTCCATTTTCCCTGGGACGCGGAAACGGGCCAGTTCTTCACGCTGATCTATGGTGTGTTGGACACGGTAACCCTGGAATTTCGCTATGTCTCCGCCGGCCACCCCGGTCCGGCTCACTTCGCCCGGGGGCAGGCCCCGGTGATTACCCGGAGTACCGGCATGCCCATCGGGCTGGCGCTGGAGCCCTATGTGGAGCAGTGCATCCAGCTCGCCCCCGGTGATCGTCTTCACCTCTATTCCGATGGGGTGACCGAGGCGATGAACGAAAAGCGGGAACTCTTTGGCGTGCCGCGTCTTCTCGAGAGTCTTCAGTGCGGTGGCGATTGCCCCCTCGCCGACTGCCAGGACAAGCTCATGCGTGAACTGGAGTCCTTCCGGGGAAGTTCACGTTTCGACGACGACATCTCGCTCGTATCGCTCGAAGTGTTGCCGTAG
- a CDS encoding sodium:solute symporter family protein produces MLGLTSWDWLALFAYLVSVTAIGLWTARRIKDTADFFMGGRNFGKVSMVFFSFGAGTSGNDAVGVAAKTYTNGLSGIWYAWLWLFATPFYWLIAPAFRRMRALTTGDYFEYRYDKSTAALYTLVGVLQLSVNIGVIMLASSKFIEAITNGGIGQTASVLITTVLFVAYGMAGGLAAAIVTDLMQGILTIILSFMILPVALKVVGGFTGLHETITDPHMFSLVAPGEINGFHIAMFGLNALIGIVTQPHIMGVCAAGRSELDGRVGFACGNLLKRVCTVAWMLTGLCGVALYMKTRPDLHPDLVYGQMARELLPTILPGLVGIFLAALLASVMSSCDAFMVASSGLFTQNFYRRYLVRGREEGHYVNVGRISGMVIVVASIIFAFAFENVPAGLETFWKIQAMMGAAFWIGLYWRRATPAGAWAGTLGAFAVVLLTGTDGFHSWAAANLPEFMIWEDKFRISWQMFAYLSTGFGLCIVVSLMTPRLPKAQLDRFYNCLHTPVRGDEPHMPEPFTLPVGVQPDVPRKLINHPDFEFPVPSAIGLLGFIALWACVGIMVWFVFAMARWGT; encoded by the coding sequence ATGCTCGGATTGACCTCTTGGGATTGGCTGGCACTGTTTGCCTATCTGGTTTCCGTCACCGCGATCGGCCTGTGGACGGCGCGTCGCATCAAGGATACCGCCGATTTCTTCATGGGGGGTCGTAATTTCGGCAAGGTCTCCATGGTGTTCTTTTCCTTCGGCGCGGGCACCAGCGGCAACGACGCCGTGGGGGTGGCGGCGAAAACCTACACCAACGGCCTTTCCGGTATCTGGTACGCCTGGCTCTGGCTCTTCGCCACGCCCTTCTACTGGCTCATCGCGCCCGCCTTCCGCCGGATGCGCGCCCTCACCACGGGGGACTACTTCGAGTATCGCTATGACAAGAGCACGGCGGCACTCTATACCCTGGTGGGCGTGCTCCAGCTCTCCGTGAACATCGGCGTGATCATGCTGGCCTCTTCAAAATTCATCGAAGCCATCACCAATGGGGGCATCGGCCAGACAGCTTCGGTGCTTATCACCACGGTCCTGTTTGTCGCCTATGGCATGGCGGGAGGCCTGGCCGCCGCCATCGTGACCGATCTCATGCAGGGCATTCTCACCATCATCCTGTCGTTCATGATTCTGCCCGTGGCCTTGAAGGTCGTGGGCGGCTTCACGGGGCTTCACGAGACCATTACCGATCCCCACATGTTCAGCCTGGTTGCGCCCGGCGAAATCAATGGATTTCACATCGCCATGTTCGGTCTTAACGCCCTGATCGGCATTGTGACCCAGCCCCACATCATGGGCGTATGCGCGGCGGGCCGCTCGGAGCTCGACGGCCGCGTGGGCTTCGCCTGTGGCAACCTGCTCAAGCGGGTCTGCACCGTGGCCTGGATGCTTACCGGGCTCTGCGGTGTAGCGCTGTATATGAAGACCCGCCCTGACCTGCACCCCGACCTCGTCTATGGCCAGATGGCGCGCGAACTGCTCCCGACGATTCTGCCGGGCCTCGTGGGAATCTTCCTGGCCGCCCTCCTTGCCTCGGTCATGTCCTCCTGCGACGCCTTCATGGTCGCGTCCTCGGGGCTTTTTACTCAAAACTTCTATCGCCGTTATCTCGTGCGGGGCAGGGAAGAAGGGCACTACGTAAACGTGGGGCGGATCTCCGGTATGGTCATCGTAGTCGCCAGCATCATTTTTGCATTCGCCTTTGAGAATGTCCCGGCCGGCCTGGAAACCTTCTGGAAGATCCAGGCCATGATGGGCGCCGCCTTCTGGATCGGCCTCTACTGGCGGCGCGCCACCCCCGCCGGCGCGTGGGCCGGAACCCTGGGCGCGTTCGCCGTCGTGCTCTTGACCGGAACGGATGGATTTCATAGCTGGGCGGCAGCCAACCTGCCCGAGTTCATGATCTGGGAGGATAAGTTCCGGATCTCCTGGCAAATGTTCGCCTATCTCTCGACCGGATTCGGCCTGTGCATCGTGGTGAGCCTGATGACGCCGCGATTGCCCAAGGCGCAGCTTGACCGCTTCTACAACTGCCTCCATACGCCCGTGCGCGGGGACGAGCCCCACATGCCGGAACCTTTCACGCTGCCGGTCGGCGTCCAGCCGGATGTTCCCCGAAAACTCATCAACCACCCCGACTTCGAATTCCCCGTGCCTTCCGCGATCGGCCTGCTCGGATTCATCGCCCTCTGGGCCTGCGTGGGCATTATGGTGTGGTTCGTATTCGCCATGGCCCGCTGGGGAACCTGA
- a CDS encoding carboxypeptidase regulatory-like domain-containing protein: MRINGTLFVIFTLLALFWGFKLLFGIFLGAPTVPPGGGGNEAPVTKEDKIQALLSGEFKRQPKKNPAEGSGLLRCVVRDGDGAAVEGATLRVNPVDPTANPIEAEKEYPSYWEAASGENGVVEFRTLPQGDFLLLASKEKTHGLALVSVDERGAFSEAEVALRPIEVRKGEVTADGKPVPDARVVPIHAADFPDDSGPYRHLPVTTGADGTFTHPLLPAGAWQLLVSAPGYAPKLVSADESGIFRAVLERGEKLAGRVIRDEGERPVNNAKVELQAADHGGEVYRARANGQGYFNFDTLRPGEYTLRLAPGDLRAELNVSVSEQRPNAAPAATPLSRNMKIDPLTGTAVATDQSAMPTPGPGPVAAAPPVLQLRARPSGALRGRVLEAGADVGVPGAVIQLYPREGREPVAEAQTDQAGYYQFKSLAPGEYQAAADRSQGRVFVPEGGGAVGVREGGAQAGPVFREAPSVSLAGLVLDGDGRPVAEAILVVRIQNQPGASLTFGVDQSGQFLATGFNGADQVEIQAVRLGNESATFGPVTIGPSGLQDIMLRFPAS, encoded by the coding sequence ATGCGCATCAACGGTACGCTTTTTGTCATTTTCACCCTGCTGGCCCTCTTCTGGGGTTTCAAGCTGCTCTTCGGAATCTTTCTCGGCGCGCCGACGGTTCCGCCGGGCGGCGGTGGAAACGAGGCGCCGGTGACCAAGGAAGACAAGATCCAGGCGCTCCTGTCGGGCGAGTTCAAGCGGCAGCCGAAGAAGAATCCGGCGGAAGGCTCGGGCCTCCTGCGCTGCGTCGTACGCGACGGGGATGGCGCCGCCGTCGAAGGGGCAACCCTGCGTGTGAACCCTGTCGACCCCACAGCCAATCCCATTGAAGCCGAAAAGGAATACCCCTCGTACTGGGAAGCGGCCTCCGGCGAGAACGGGGTGGTCGAGTTTCGCACCTTGCCCCAGGGTGATTTTCTCCTCCTTGCCTCGAAAGAAAAGACCCACGGTCTGGCCTTGGTTAGCGTGGACGAACGCGGCGCCTTTAGCGAAGCAGAGGTGGCCCTCCGGCCGATCGAGGTCCGGAAGGGCGAAGTGACTGCGGATGGAAAGCCGGTTCCCGATGCGCGGGTAGTTCCTATCCACGCGGCCGATTTCCCGGATGATTCCGGGCCCTACCGGCATTTGCCGGTCACGACCGGGGCCGACGGCACGTTCACCCATCCCCTGTTGCCCGCAGGGGCGTGGCAACTTCTCGTCTCGGCCCCGGGCTACGCCCCGAAATTGGTCTCGGCCGATGAAAGCGGCATTTTCAGGGCGGTGCTGGAACGGGGTGAGAAACTGGCGGGCCGCGTGATTCGCGATGAAGGTGAACGCCCGGTCAACAATGCCAAAGTGGAACTGCAGGCGGCTGATCACGGGGGTGAGGTGTACCGTGCGCGCGCGAATGGCCAGGGCTACTTCAATTTCGATACGTTGCGTCCCGGAGAGTACACCCTTCGTCTCGCACCAGGGGATTTGCGCGCGGAGCTGAATGTGAGCGTGTCCGAGCAGCGCCCGAACGCCGCGCCGGCCGCCACCCCGCTTTCGAGAAACATGAAGATTGACCCCCTCACCGGGACGGCCGTGGCGACCGATCAGTCCGCCATGCCTACGCCGGGCCCCGGGCCGGTGGCCGCCGCGCCCCCGGTGCTTCAATTGCGCGCGCGGCCATCGGGCGCGCTGCGGGGGCGGGTTCTGGAGGCCGGGGCGGATGTGGGTGTGCCCGGGGCGGTCATACAACTGTACCCGCGAGAAGGTCGTGAGCCTGTTGCCGAAGCTCAAACGGACCAGGCGGGCTATTACCAGTTCAAATCCCTCGCGCCCGGGGAGTATCAGGCGGCGGCGGATCGCAGTCAGGGCCGGGTTTTTGTGCCGGAAGGCGGCGGTGCAGTGGGGGTGCGGGAGGGCGGGGCGCAGGCGGGGCCGGTGTTTCGCGAGGCGCCGAGCGTGTCGCTCGCGGGGCTGGTACTCGATGGGGACGGGCGGCCCGTGGCGGAAGCCATACTGGTGGTGCGGATTCAGAACCAACCGGGAGCTTCTTTAACCTTTGGCGTGGACCAGTCGGGCCAGTTTCTGGCGACTGGATTTAACGGGGCGGATCAGGTGGAGATTCAAGCGGTGCGGCTGGGAAACGAATCAGCCACGTTTGGCCCCGTTACTATTGGCCCCTCGGGCCTGCAGGATATCATGCTTCGCTTTCCGGCCTCGTGA
- a CDS encoding FAD-binding protein: MQTTIQQTLKKATPCELRFDDHSRQLYATDASIYQIVPQGVAFPRSIEEVSTLLPALIQEGIPVTPRGAGTGLAGGAIGDGVIVDLARYNQAITDLNVEARTVRVGAGVVLDELNAFLKPHGLAFGPDVATSSRATLGGMIGNNSSGARVPLYGTTIDHVRALDVILPDGTFKTIGLKNQGEYSEIDALIRAHQGEIESRFHVGIIKRWPGYGLDRYLRSGGNFAKLFGGAEGTLAAVFSAELDLVPLPAEKGIGLLFFDTVNEAMQATVELMELKPAAVEHIDDVLFDQTRGQLQFKAARDFLELDDKPCTSILLVEFYGDVEEKLALLEKKKLGKRKRMCRDANDQAHILNLRKSGLSLLTGCKGDAKPTAGIEDVAVPPEKLPEYVAGLQSLMKPLGLKGSFYGHAASGLLHVRPVVDMHKAEDIRKFRSLAEGVSALTLQFKGALAAEHGVGIARTEFMDEHIGPELLDVMRTIKAHFDPKSLMNPGKVFPDGRYKIDTNLRQGDGSKMDTLPFEPVLKFAAKDGSFVGNLEQCNGCGGCRKSTPTMCPTFVATGEDVMATRGRANTIRAVLEGRVDAGVDPLLSPSLEKALENCLSCKACTTECPSNVNMALLKAELLYAKIRKYGVPLSARMVSRVDILGELASLAPRVANATMKWGWFRALLKRVAGFATERPLPPYALQRFDTWFHRRQAPSVIGERGTVYLWDDCFVRHNEPNIGKAAVKVLEAAGFTVNLITQRACCGRPAFSTGRLDVAAAFGEKNIRILAGSEAPIIFLEPSCYSMFAEDYRELGLEGAENLARRSYLFEDFIENLLSHDSRAIRFNSRAAKTAIHGHCHAKSLTGTAKMLKVARAIPGNEVKLLDTGCCGMAGAFGSMDAKYALSLEVARPLVAQVDQLDDATLLVASGTSCRHQIDHLAEKSPLHMAELLARFID, encoded by the coding sequence ATGCAGACGACCATCCAGCAGACCCTCAAGAAAGCGACCCCGTGCGAACTTCGTTTTGATGATCATTCGCGCCAGCTTTACGCGACCGACGCGTCCATCTATCAGATAGTCCCCCAGGGTGTGGCCTTTCCCCGGAGCATCGAGGAGGTGTCTACCCTTCTCCCGGCGCTGATTCAGGAGGGCATCCCCGTGACGCCCCGGGGCGCCGGGACAGGTCTGGCGGGCGGCGCGATTGGCGATGGCGTCATTGTGGATCTGGCGCGTTACAATCAGGCCATTACGGATCTGAATGTGGAGGCCAGGACGGTGCGGGTGGGGGCCGGTGTGGTGCTGGACGAGCTCAACGCGTTCCTGAAACCCCATGGCCTGGCTTTCGGACCGGATGTGGCCACGAGTTCCCGGGCCACTTTGGGCGGCATGATCGGCAACAACTCCTCCGGCGCGCGGGTGCCGCTCTACGGCACGACGATCGACCATGTTCGCGCGCTGGACGTGATCCTGCCCGACGGAACGTTCAAAACCATCGGCCTGAAGAATCAAGGGGAGTATTCCGAGATCGATGCGCTGATCCGGGCCCACCAGGGCGAGATCGAGTCGCGCTTTCATGTGGGCATCATCAAGCGCTGGCCGGGCTACGGACTTGATCGTTATCTGCGTTCCGGCGGGAACTTTGCGAAGCTTTTTGGCGGCGCCGAAGGGACGCTGGCGGCGGTGTTCTCCGCCGAGCTGGATCTGGTTCCGTTGCCCGCTGAAAAGGGAATCGGCCTGCTGTTCTTCGACACGGTGAACGAGGCCATGCAGGCGACCGTGGAATTGATGGAACTCAAGCCGGCGGCGGTGGAGCATATCGACGATGTACTCTTTGATCAGACCCGGGGCCAGTTGCAGTTCAAGGCGGCCCGGGATTTCCTGGAGCTGGACGACAAGCCCTGCACTTCGATACTGCTCGTGGAGTTTTACGGCGATGTGGAAGAGAAGCTCGCGCTGCTGGAGAAGAAGAAGCTGGGCAAGCGCAAGCGCATGTGTCGCGACGCGAACGATCAGGCCCATATCCTCAATCTGCGCAAGTCGGGATTGTCCCTGCTGACGGGCTGCAAAGGCGATGCGAAACCCACGGCGGGTATCGAAGACGTGGCGGTGCCTCCGGAGAAACTTCCGGAGTATGTGGCGGGCCTGCAATCGCTCATGAAGCCGCTCGGTTTGAAGGGCTCCTTTTACGGCCACGCCGCCTCCGGCCTGCTCCATGTGCGCCCCGTGGTGGATATGCACAAGGCCGAGGACATCAGGAAATTCCGCAGTCTCGCCGAGGGCGTGTCCGCCCTGACGCTGCAATTCAAGGGAGCCCTGGCGGCGGAGCACGGCGTGGGCATCGCGCGCACGGAGTTCATGGACGAACACATCGGTCCGGAGCTGCTGGACGTGATGCGCACAATCAAGGCCCACTTCGATCCAAAATCGTTGATGAATCCCGGCAAGGTTTTTCCCGACGGTCGCTACAAGATTGATACCAACCTGCGCCAGGGCGACGGCTCGAAGATGGACACGTTGCCCTTCGAGCCCGTGTTGAAGTTCGCCGCGAAAGATGGTTCTTTTGTGGGGAATCTTGAGCAGTGCAACGGCTGTGGCGGCTGTCGCAAGTCCACGCCCACCATGTGCCCCACCTTTGTGGCCACGGGCGAGGACGTGATGGCAACGCGCGGGCGGGCGAACACGATTCGCGCCGTCCTCGAAGGGCGCGTGGATGCCGGCGTGGACCCACTTCTTTCTCCGTCGCTCGAAAAGGCGCTGGAGAACTGCCTGTCCTGCAAGGCCTGCACGACCGAATGCCCCTCCAACGTCAACATGGCGCTTCTCAAAGCGGAACTGCTCTACGCGAAGATCCGCAAGTATGGCGTGCCCCTTTCCGCGAGGATGGTGAGCCGCGTGGATATACTGGGCGAACTGGCAAGTCTTGCGCCGCGTGTGGCCAATGCGACCATGAAGTGGGGCTGGTTTCGCGCCCTGTTGAAGCGCGTTGCCGGCTTTGCCACCGAGCGGCCTCTGCCGCCCTACGCGCTCCAGCGTTTCGATACGTGGTTTCATCGTCGCCAGGCACCGTCGGTAATCGGCGAGCGGGGCACGGTGTATCTCTGGGACGACTGCTTTGTCCGCCACAACGAGCCGAATATCGGCAAGGCGGCGGTCAAAGTGCTTGAGGCTGCGGGCTTCACGGTGAACCTGATTACCCAGCGCGCCTGCTGCGGCCGGCCGGCCTTCAGCACCGGGCGGCTCGACGTGGCCGCGGCGTTCGGCGAAAAGAACATCCGTATACTTGCGGGCTCGGAAGCCCCGATTATCTTTCTCGAGCCTTCGTGCTATTCCATGTTTGCGGAAGACTATCGCGAACTCGGTCTGGAGGGCGCCGAGAATCTCGCGCGCCGAAGCTATCTCTTTGAGGATTTCATCGAGAATCTGCTCTCCCACGATTCCAGGGCAATTCGCTTCAACAGCCGTGCAGCCAAAACGGCCATTCATGGTCACTGTCATGCGAAGTCGCTTACAGGGACCGCCAAAATGCTCAAGGTGGCCCGCGCCATCCCTGGAAACGAGGTCAAGCTGCTCGATACGGGCTGCTGCGGTATGGCGGGCGCTTTCGGCAGCATGGACGCCAAATATGCCCTTTCGCTGGAAGTGGCGCGGCCGCTTGTAGCGCAGGTGGACCAACTCGACGACGCCACGTTGCTGGTGGCGTCGGGCACCAGTTGCCGCCACCAGATCGATCACCTTGCGGAGAAGTCTCCGCTCCATATGGCCGAGCTTCTCGCCCGGTTTATTGATTAA
- a CDS encoding HDOD domain-containing protein, with translation MAMKKRVGKLLLKAGLITQGHYDAAVEIQEETEAELIDILFSLGAVEPNAFMDFLLTYPGVLPTDIKDLEIESEMLEVIPADLAHLFGVVPVDRYRDMLTLAAKAPLSPDQEKQLEQVAGMKVKVLLCAPADVDGALKRYYPPNGTKEEDELGNIVGLQQPIKLSHMAHMVRQIQSLPALPETVHRVREAMMSPDSSVTSVTDIITLDPPVAAKVLSVANSAAYGFTHKITDLTLAVSLMGLKETYAIVLSAAVVDLVSQLEEFDYRTFWLESVCSACASRIVAKVSGRRQLPGVFTAGLLHDIGRAALWDVAPQKCKRIDSSLTGLALLEAEQSVVGLTHVEAGYELARHWALPDEIAQSIRFHHHPELAPSSREHVAIVALSDAMVQASGTRLEDNPSAFDGYQSSLALLGLDMESAEAMLEEYLSRHEAAVQDTFG, from the coding sequence ATGGCAATGAAGAAACGGGTTGGCAAACTGCTTCTGAAAGCCGGGCTGATCACCCAGGGGCACTATGATGCGGCGGTGGAGATCCAGGAGGAAACCGAAGCGGAGTTGATCGATATTCTGTTCTCCCTGGGCGCGGTGGAGCCCAATGCCTTCATGGATTTTCTTCTTACCTATCCCGGCGTGCTCCCCACGGACATCAAGGACCTGGAAATTGAGTCGGAAATGCTCGAGGTGATTCCCGCCGACCTTGCCCATCTCTTTGGTGTGGTTCCGGTGGATCGCTACCGCGACATGCTCACCCTGGCGGCGAAAGCGCCCCTCTCTCCGGATCAGGAGAAGCAACTTGAGCAGGTCGCCGGCATGAAAGTGAAGGTGCTCCTGTGTGCCCCCGCGGATGTCGATGGCGCGCTCAAGCGATACTATCCCCCCAACGGCACTAAGGAAGAAGACGAGCTCGGCAACATCGTCGGCCTCCAGCAGCCCATCAAGCTCTCCCACATGGCCCATATGGTCCGACAGATTCAGAGCCTTCCCGCGCTTCCCGAAACCGTGCACCGCGTTCGCGAAGCCATGATGAGCCCGGACAGCTCGGTAACGTCGGTGACCGACATTATCACGCTCGACCCGCCCGTCGCGGCCAAGGTACTCAGCGTGGCCAACTCCGCCGCCTATGGCTTCACCCACAAGATCACCGATCTCACCCTGGCCGTGTCGCTCATGGGCTTGAAAGAGACCTACGCCATCGTGCTCTCGGCGGCGGTCGTGGATCTCGTCAGTCAGTTGGAGGAATTCGACTACCGGACCTTCTGGCTCGAGTCCGTCTGCTCGGCCTGCGCGTCGCGCATCGTGGCCAAGGTCAGCGGACGCCGTCAATTGCCCGGTGTCTTCACCGCGGGCCTGCTCCACGACATCGGGCGCGCCGCCCTGTGGGATGTGGCGCCGCAGAAGTGCAAGCGCATCGACAGTTCGCTGACCGGCCTGGCCCTATTGGAAGCCGAGCAATCGGTCGTGGGCCTGACGCACGTGGAAGCGGGCTATGAGCTTGCGCGGCACTGGGCCCTCCCCGATGAAATCGCCCAGTCCATCCGCTTCCATCACCACCCCGAACTCGCTCCCAGCTCCCGGGAGCACGTGGCGATTGTCGCCCTTTCCGACGCCATGGTCCAGGCCTCCGGAACGCGCCTGGAGGACAATCCTTCGGCCTTTGATGGCTACCAGTCCTCGTTGGCCCTGCTGGGACTGGACATGGAAAGCGCCGAGGCCATGCTGGAGGAATACCTCAGCCGCCACGAAGCGGCCGTGCAGGATACCTTCGGCTGA
- a CDS encoding ankyrin repeat domain-containing protein: MDHPWMYTMDTYGETPTTRARKSGYTVLAEMLLSQERALTDKESPTAPASGGDSAYWGMSHSVHKMVLDAPAPARLDDDIDRLLHQATQNGDVEQVRNLLDQGANVDHENEQGLTPLHWSALNGRSDLAEILIEHGAAINQREGYTGKLTPMAMALLMGYDDVVELMAARGGVC; encoded by the coding sequence ATGGATCATCCCTGGATGTATACCATGGATACCTATGGCGAAACCCCCACGACTCGCGCGCGAAAAAGCGGCTATACCGTATTGGCGGAAATGTTGTTGAGCCAGGAGCGAGCCCTTACGGATAAGGAAAGCCCCACCGCGCCTGCGTCGGGAGGGGACAGCGCCTATTGGGGCATGAGCCACTCGGTGCACAAAATGGTGCTGGACGCGCCCGCCCCGGCCCGCCTGGATGACGATATTGACCGCCTGCTTCATCAGGCGACCCAGAATGGCGATGTCGAGCAAGTAAGAAACCTGCTCGATCAGGGCGCCAATGTGGACCATGAGAACGAACAGGGGCTGACCCCCCTGCACTGGAGTGCCTTGAACGGTCGCTCCGACCTGGCCGAAATCCTGATCGAGCATGGGGCCGCAATCAATCAGCGGGAGGGTTACACCGGCAAACTGACCCCCATGGCCATGGCCCTTCTCATGGGCTATGACGATGTCGTCGAGCTGATGGCGGCGCGCGGCGGCGTCTGCTGA
- a CDS encoding ComF family protein, whose translation MLSAVQIDAWKMAFKNLFFPIFCLACRERLLTEENGFFCATCWELAPRIEPPLCIHCGRPHESMTGLGNRRNFPCADCREKPLKAVHRIYGAALYEGAVAEGVKLLKFHDKQRLSKALGGLLQEHALAHLDVGAYDLLAPVPLHKVRYRERGYNQSALLAEEVARAFPRARVWHGLQRIRPTRTQSKLAGKRRRENVKGAFAVIGDDAKDRRVLLIDDVVTSGGTVEECAKALLRAGASEVDVLAVALATRHHTP comes from the coding sequence GTGCTGTCAGCGGTCCAAATTGACGCCTGGAAGATGGCCTTCAAGAATCTTTTCTTTCCCATCTTCTGCCTGGCCTGTCGGGAGCGTCTGCTGACGGAGGAAAACGGGTTTTTCTGCGCGACCTGCTGGGAGTTGGCGCCCCGGATCGAGCCTCCGCTATGCATCCACTGTGGACGCCCCCACGAATCCATGACGGGGCTGGGTAATCGCCGCAATTTTCCCTGTGCGGATTGCCGTGAGAAGCCCTTGAAGGCCGTCCATCGCATCTACGGCGCGGCGCTTTATGAGGGGGCGGTGGCCGAGGGCGTGAAGCTGCTCAAGTTCCACGACAAGCAACGACTTTCGAAGGCCCTGGGGGGGCTGCTGCAGGAGCATGCCCTGGCCCACCTGGATGTTGGCGCCTATGATCTGCTGGCGCCCGTTCCGCTGCACAAGGTGCGGTATCGCGAACGCGGCTACAACCAGTCCGCCCTGCTCGCGGAAGAGGTCGCCAGGGCTTTTCCCCGCGCCCGAGTCTGGCACGGTCTCCAGCGTATCCGCCCCACGCGGACCCAGAGCAAGCTTGCTGGAAAGCGACGCCGGGAAAACGTGAAGGGCGCCTTCGCCGTGATTGGCGACGACGCGAAGGACAGACGGGTCCTGCTGATTGATGATGTGGTTACGTCGGGCGGGACGGTAGAAGAGTGCGCAAAAGCGCTCCTGCGCGCCGGGGCGTCCGAAGTGGACGTGCTGGCGGTTGCGCTGGCCACCCGCCACCACACGCCGTGA